A genomic stretch from Scatophagus argus isolate fScaArg1 chromosome 19, fScaArg1.pri, whole genome shotgun sequence includes:
- the LOC124050859 gene encoding sine oculis-binding protein homolog isoform X2 has product MPEMEKGRPPENKRSRKPAHPVKREINQEMKTFAESTMNELLGWYGYDKVDLRDSEANEIRNYRERRQHVSVLKENSLPKPKSLDTKVSHTVLAMKSGEREPSIVPSSSPSSSSTNSSLTTPKEHKSAPVIVPLIKPSAVEDVQNVQIVCVWCQKEGVKRYSLCMGSELKSFCSEKCFAACRRAYFKRNKARDEDLHGERSPQHPNTEDSPRLVLKINSNIRVCDWCKHVRHTKEYLDFGSGEERLQFCSTKCLNQYKMDVFYREARAALTSSSPNRPSQEGRADSITAGQKLLTPESWNSSSAGEARHKNLSPKGPAPIHGSAESTSVSPSEASSSNSKPSGLRTLERPIQPPPHPTAVEVSTHPASLHPPAPPRPTLEHQPVPQIPMPFIRPPLHAQGLKSPLANPPRHPGPPSSPIHRPPHSPHLQPSTSSSMNPPGLMHPFPGAYFPSLHSPPLNMMPRGPVPMPPMMNFGIPSFSPLLPQPTVLVPYPIIVPLPVPIPIPIPIPVTSKATLETPSHSGVIQSVPEGADRGRPRATRPLSPGIPEGDSRLVANNLVGTLTQGILSPSDPNTRDTDWVKSERSFPSPTSTPHSRVSSPRAQYNDSPCSTPETEGVTDYKQQPPERQVIQRVLQRTQVKLGASTNGVVDLSGLGESGTGSRSGIHDIIRPTLPLPQSPPHDTVYHHQDSQTPPLHNPPSPTGSSHPHIGTSATLTSQDNSPNGMSSSSTPASPDSYPLQRVPAPPLDPALSELEAIKENKCSVVGQVRIEGPVSQSEEPLAVVGEVGEDPHVPDEDHAYALPTASKTGGTITPLLLPKLRDKGTLRNPANISNAGDMEPALKRRCLRIRDQNK; this is encoded by the exons ACGTTTGCAGAAAGCACCATGAATGAGCTGCTGGGATGGTACGGGTATGACAAGGTGGACCTCAGAGACTCGGAGGCCAACGAGATCAGAAACTACAGAGAAAGACGtcagcatgtgtctgtgctAAAAG AAAACTCATTGCCAAAACCCAAAAGCCTGGACACCAAAGTCAGTCATACGGTCCTTGCCATgaagagtggagagagagagccttCCATTGTCCCctcctcttcaccctcctcttcctcaacaAATTCATCCCTGACTACCCCCAAAGAGCACAAGAGTGCCCCAGTCATTGTTCCCCTTATAAAGCCATCAGCAG TGGAAGATGTACAGAATGTGCAGatagtgtgtgtttggtgcCAGAAGGAAGGGGTAAAACGCTACTCTCTATGTATGGGGTCCGAGCTCAAGAGCTTCTGCAGTGAAAAGTGTTTTGCTGCCTGCAGACGGGCCTACTTCAAACGCAATAAG GCCAGAGATGAAGACCTCCATGGTGAGAGATCTCCTCAGCACCCTAATACAGAGGACTCGCCCAGACTGGTGTTAAAGATTAACAGCAATATCAGA GTATGTGATTGGTGCAAGCATGTCCGTCACACTAAAGAATACTTGGACTTCGGATCTGGTGAGGAACGACTCCAGTTCTGCAGCACCAAGTGTCTAAATCAGTACAAGATGGATGTTTTCTACAGAGAAGCCCGTGCAGCTCTCACCAGCTCCAGCCCAAACAGACCCAGCCAGGAAGGGAGGGCAGACAGCATCACAGCTGGTCAAAAGTTACTCACTCCGGAGTCTTGGAACAGCAGCAGCGCAGGAGAAGCTCGTCATAAAAACCTTTCCCCGAAAGGGCCTGCACCTATTCATGGATCAGCAGAGTCCACTTCTGTCTCCCCCTCAGAGGCATCCTCTTCAAATTCCAAGCCCTCTGGACTGAGGACACTGGAAAGACCCATCCAGCCTCCTCCACATCCGACAGCTGTTGAGGTGTCAACCCACCCTGCTTCCCTTCATCCTCCAGCCCCTCCTCGTCCTACTTTGGAACATCAGCCAGTACCTCAAATCCCCATGCCCTTTATCAGACCTCCTCTCCATGCTCAGGGCCTGAAAAGCCCCCTCGCCAACCCCCCCAGACACCCAGGCCCCCCATCCAGCCCTATCCATAGACCTCCTCACTCTCCTCACCTGCAACCCTCAACCTCCTCTTCCATGAATCCCCCTGGACTGATGCACCCCTTCCCAGGGGCCTACTTCCCCAGCTTACACTCCCCTCCCCTGAACATGATGCCAAGAGGTCCTGTTCCAATGCCTCCCATGATGAACTTTGGTATTCCTTCCTTTAGCCCGCTTCTGCCTCAGCCCACTGTCTTGGTGCCTTATCCCATCATTGTTCCATTACCTGTCCCCATACCCATTCCTATCCCCATTCCAGTGACTTCCAAGGCAACCCTAGAAACTCCAAGTCACAGTGGCGTTATCCAGTCTGTGCCAGAGGGAGCAGACAGGGGTAGACCCAGGGCTACTAGGCCTCTATCTCCAGGGATCCCTGAAGGAGACAGCAGATTAGTAGCCAACAACTTGGTTGGAACCTTGACTCAAGGTATTCTCTCACCAAGTGACCCCAACACAAGGGACACAGATTGGGTTAAATCAGAGAGGTCATTCCCTTCCCCAACATCCACACCCCATAGTAGAGTATCCTCCCCCAGAGCACAGTACAATGACTCCCCCTGCTCAACCCCAGAGACAGAGGGGGTGACAGACTATAAGCAGCAGCCGCCAGAGCGACAAGTCATTCAAAGGGTTCTTCAGAGGACCCAAGTGAAGTTGGGGGCCAGTACAAATGGAGTGGTGGACCTATCAGGACTGGGGGAGTCGGGAACAGGGTCCAGATCAGGTAtccatgacatcatcagaccCACTCTTCCCCTACCACAGTCCCCTCCTCATGACACTGTCTACCACCACCAGGACTCCCAAACTCCACCATTACACAACCCACCCAGCCCCACAGGAAGCAGCCATCCACATATTGGTACATCCGCTACCCTGACATCTCAAGACAACAGTCCAAACGGGATGTCCTCCTCATCCACCCCGGCCAGTCCAGACTCTTACCCACTCCAGAGAGTACCAGCACCACCCCTTGACCCTGCACTCAGTGAACTGGAGGCTATCAAAGAGAACAAGTGCTCTGTTGTTGGTCAAGTGCGAATTGAAGGccctgtcagtcagtcagaagAGCCCTTAGCAGTTGTTGGGGAGGTAGGAGAGGACCCCCATGTTCCTGATGAGGACCATGCCTATGCCCTACCCACAGCGTCAAAGACTGGTGGAACCATCACCCCACTGCTCTTGCCCAAACTCAGGGACAAGGGTACCCTGCGGAACCCTGCTAATATTTCCAATGCTGGAGACATGGAGCCAGCTCTGAAGAGGCGATGCCTACGCATCCGTGATCAGAATAAGTAA
- the LOC124050859 gene encoding sine oculis-binding protein homolog isoform X1: MPEMEKGRPPENKRSRKPAHPVKREINQEMKTFAESTMNELLGWYGYDKVDLRDSEANEIRNYRERRQHVSVLKENSLPKPKSLDTKVSHTVLAMKSGEREPSIVPSSSPSSSSTNSSLTTPKEHKSAPVIVPLIKPSAVEDVQNVQIVCVWCQKEGVKRYSLCMGSELKSFCSEKCFAACRRAYFKRNKARDEDLHGERSPQHPNTEDSPRLVLKINSNIRSLSPVPQVCDWCKHVRHTKEYLDFGSGEERLQFCSTKCLNQYKMDVFYREARAALTSSSPNRPSQEGRADSITAGQKLLTPESWNSSSAGEARHKNLSPKGPAPIHGSAESTSVSPSEASSSNSKPSGLRTLERPIQPPPHPTAVEVSTHPASLHPPAPPRPTLEHQPVPQIPMPFIRPPLHAQGLKSPLANPPRHPGPPSSPIHRPPHSPHLQPSTSSSMNPPGLMHPFPGAYFPSLHSPPLNMMPRGPVPMPPMMNFGIPSFSPLLPQPTVLVPYPIIVPLPVPIPIPIPIPVTSKATLETPSHSGVIQSVPEGADRGRPRATRPLSPGIPEGDSRLVANNLVGTLTQGILSPSDPNTRDTDWVKSERSFPSPTSTPHSRVSSPRAQYNDSPCSTPETEGVTDYKQQPPERQVIQRVLQRTQVKLGASTNGVVDLSGLGESGTGSRSGIHDIIRPTLPLPQSPPHDTVYHHQDSQTPPLHNPPSPTGSSHPHIGTSATLTSQDNSPNGMSSSSTPASPDSYPLQRVPAPPLDPALSELEAIKENKCSVVGQVRIEGPVSQSEEPLAVVGEVGEDPHVPDEDHAYALPTASKTGGTITPLLLPKLRDKGTLRNPANISNAGDMEPALKRRCLRIRDQNK; this comes from the exons ACGTTTGCAGAAAGCACCATGAATGAGCTGCTGGGATGGTACGGGTATGACAAGGTGGACCTCAGAGACTCGGAGGCCAACGAGATCAGAAACTACAGAGAAAGACGtcagcatgtgtctgtgctAAAAG AAAACTCATTGCCAAAACCCAAAAGCCTGGACACCAAAGTCAGTCATACGGTCCTTGCCATgaagagtggagagagagagccttCCATTGTCCCctcctcttcaccctcctcttcctcaacaAATTCATCCCTGACTACCCCCAAAGAGCACAAGAGTGCCCCAGTCATTGTTCCCCTTATAAAGCCATCAGCAG TGGAAGATGTACAGAATGTGCAGatagtgtgtgtttggtgcCAGAAGGAAGGGGTAAAACGCTACTCTCTATGTATGGGGTCCGAGCTCAAGAGCTTCTGCAGTGAAAAGTGTTTTGCTGCCTGCAGACGGGCCTACTTCAAACGCAATAAG GCCAGAGATGAAGACCTCCATGGTGAGAGATCTCCTCAGCACCCTAATACAGAGGACTCGCCCAGACTGGTGTTAAAGATTAACAGCAATATCAGA TCTCTCTCCCCTGTGCCACAGGTATGTGATTGGTGCAAGCATGTCCGTCACACTAAAGAATACTTGGACTTCGGATCTGGTGAGGAACGACTCCAGTTCTGCAGCACCAAGTGTCTAAATCAGTACAAGATGGATGTTTTCTACAGAGAAGCCCGTGCAGCTCTCACCAGCTCCAGCCCAAACAGACCCAGCCAGGAAGGGAGGGCAGACAGCATCACAGCTGGTCAAAAGTTACTCACTCCGGAGTCTTGGAACAGCAGCAGCGCAGGAGAAGCTCGTCATAAAAACCTTTCCCCGAAAGGGCCTGCACCTATTCATGGATCAGCAGAGTCCACTTCTGTCTCCCCCTCAGAGGCATCCTCTTCAAATTCCAAGCCCTCTGGACTGAGGACACTGGAAAGACCCATCCAGCCTCCTCCACATCCGACAGCTGTTGAGGTGTCAACCCACCCTGCTTCCCTTCATCCTCCAGCCCCTCCTCGTCCTACTTTGGAACATCAGCCAGTACCTCAAATCCCCATGCCCTTTATCAGACCTCCTCTCCATGCTCAGGGCCTGAAAAGCCCCCTCGCCAACCCCCCCAGACACCCAGGCCCCCCATCCAGCCCTATCCATAGACCTCCTCACTCTCCTCACCTGCAACCCTCAACCTCCTCTTCCATGAATCCCCCTGGACTGATGCACCCCTTCCCAGGGGCCTACTTCCCCAGCTTACACTCCCCTCCCCTGAACATGATGCCAAGAGGTCCTGTTCCAATGCCTCCCATGATGAACTTTGGTATTCCTTCCTTTAGCCCGCTTCTGCCTCAGCCCACTGTCTTGGTGCCTTATCCCATCATTGTTCCATTACCTGTCCCCATACCCATTCCTATCCCCATTCCAGTGACTTCCAAGGCAACCCTAGAAACTCCAAGTCACAGTGGCGTTATCCAGTCTGTGCCAGAGGGAGCAGACAGGGGTAGACCCAGGGCTACTAGGCCTCTATCTCCAGGGATCCCTGAAGGAGACAGCAGATTAGTAGCCAACAACTTGGTTGGAACCTTGACTCAAGGTATTCTCTCACCAAGTGACCCCAACACAAGGGACACAGATTGGGTTAAATCAGAGAGGTCATTCCCTTCCCCAACATCCACACCCCATAGTAGAGTATCCTCCCCCAGAGCACAGTACAATGACTCCCCCTGCTCAACCCCAGAGACAGAGGGGGTGACAGACTATAAGCAGCAGCCGCCAGAGCGACAAGTCATTCAAAGGGTTCTTCAGAGGACCCAAGTGAAGTTGGGGGCCAGTACAAATGGAGTGGTGGACCTATCAGGACTGGGGGAGTCGGGAACAGGGTCCAGATCAGGTAtccatgacatcatcagaccCACTCTTCCCCTACCACAGTCCCCTCCTCATGACACTGTCTACCACCACCAGGACTCCCAAACTCCACCATTACACAACCCACCCAGCCCCACAGGAAGCAGCCATCCACATATTGGTACATCCGCTACCCTGACATCTCAAGACAACAGTCCAAACGGGATGTCCTCCTCATCCACCCCGGCCAGTCCAGACTCTTACCCACTCCAGAGAGTACCAGCACCACCCCTTGACCCTGCACTCAGTGAACTGGAGGCTATCAAAGAGAACAAGTGCTCTGTTGTTGGTCAAGTGCGAATTGAAGGccctgtcagtcagtcagaagAGCCCTTAGCAGTTGTTGGGGAGGTAGGAGAGGACCCCCATGTTCCTGATGAGGACCATGCCTATGCCCTACCCACAGCGTCAAAGACTGGTGGAACCATCACCCCACTGCTCTTGCCCAAACTCAGGGACAAGGGTACCCTGCGGAACCCTGCTAATATTTCCAATGCTGGAGACATGGAGCCAGCTCTGAAGAGGCGATGCCTACGCATCCGTGATCAGAATAAGTAA